The genomic window GGGGGCAGTCCGCGGGCGAAGTCGCGTGCGGGCGCGACCGTGAAGGAGAGGTGCGATCCGACGCACTGGAGGAACTGCGCCTCGGAACTGAACACGGGGACGTACGCGGCGCCGTCGATGTCGACGGTCGGCAGGTCGAGATCGGCGCTGCCGGGCCCGCCGCCGTTCGGCAGGGGCACCCAGATGTGACTGCGGCCGAGCACCTCGACCAGCCGGCCGCCGGCTCCGGGTATGCCGATGGAGGCGCCGAGCACTTCTTCGAGCTCGTTGGCCGGCCATCCGTTCGTCTGAAGGGGCGCGGCCTGGGCCGGAATGTCCACGGTGTCTGTGTCCTTTTCTCGCCATGCTGTGCGGCAGAAACCTTAGACCGGGTCGGGCCCCGGATACAGGGCCGCAGACGGGAGGGGCGGCCGGACCCGGCACGTCGTCCGCATTCCGGACGACCAGCCGGTCCGCCGCGGACTGTGCGTATGCGAACGGTGACACCCCGGCCGGGCGTCCCCGCGCGGCGGCTACTGCTGCGGAGGCCGGGCCTCCGGGAAGGAGATCCGGCCGACGGCCCCCGCGGACTCCCGGTCGAGCAGCACCGCCGAGGCGCACCCGGGCGGCAGCAGACCGCTCTCGGTGTCGCGCAGGAGCCGTCCCACGGCGCGCCGGTGCCGGGCGAAGGCGTATCCGGAGACCCCGCGCCCGCGCTCCCGCTGCCCCTGCCGCGCCACCCCGGGGGCGACGTCGAGCAGCACGAGGTGGAGGTGGCGGCCCCGGCGCCGGGCCTCACGCGCGAGCCAGCGGCGTACCCAGGCCTGCGTGCCGCAGTCGTGCACGACCACGGACGCCCCCGAGCGCAGGGTCCGCCACAGGCCGGCGTAGTGCGCGGCGCGCACCAGAGGGCGGTAGAGCGCGTACGGGAGTAATCCGGGCAGGGCCTCCGCCCAGCTGTCCCTGGTGTCCTGGGAGTCGATGGCGTGTTCCTCGACCGCACGCCGGATCAGCGTCGACTTACCGCTGCCGGGCAGCCCCGAGACCACCACCACGTCCCCCGCGGCGAAGTCCAGGGCGCGCGGGCCCCGCCCCTTCCCGTCCCGCAGATCCCGGACCACCGGTGCGGGCCCGCCCGTCAGTTCCCTGGCCGGCGCGCCCGGCTGCTGGGGCATGACCTCGTGCGTGACCCCCGCGGTCGTCGCGTAGCGCTGCAACCTCATCGCCGTCCCCCTGCCGATTCACCCACTGACCTGCCCAAGAAGTGTAAAGAAAAGGTAATGCGGCACAACCGGTCCGGACCGTACGTGTCGCGGCTGTCCGGCTCCGGACACCCGCACGGACCTGGACGCCCCACTCTCTCCCAATGCGTGCGATGATGACCCCGCCAATTGCATACCGGCCGTTTGAATCCGCGCGGGAGAGTCCCGGTCACCGTGTGCGCCGGGCGCCGAAGGAGCAAGTTCCTCCCTTGAATCTCTCAGGCCCCGTACCGCGTGGATGAGGCAGATCTGAAAAGCGGGCCGCTGCGCGGCCCCACCCAAGGTGCAAGCCGAACCCGAAGGGGACGACCCTTCAGGACCCCTTCGGGGGGTCTCGGCGAACCTCTCAGGTTCCGATGACAGATGGGGAGGGATCAACCCTCTGTCGTCATGCCCTGGAGCCATGTCCATGAGCACTGCCCCGAGCGCCGCCCCCCGTCTCACCGCCCTCGACGCCCTGCACCGGTCGCTGGGCGCCACCATGACCGACTTCGCGGGCTGGGACATGCCGCTGCGGTACGCCAGCGAGCGCGACGAGCACAACGCCGTGCGCACCCGGGCGGGCCTGTTCGACCTGTCGCACATGGGCGAGATCACCGTCACCGGCCCGCAGGCCTCGGCCTTCCTGGCCTACGCGCTGGTCGGCAACATCGCCACCGTCGGCGTGGGCCGGGCCCGCTACACCATGATCGTCGCGGCGGACGGCGGGATCCTGGACGACCTGATCGTCTACCGCCTGGCCGACACCGAGTTCATGGTCGTCGCCAACGCAGGCAACGCCCAGCTGGTCCTGGACACCCTCACCGAGCGCGCGGCCGGCTTCGAGACCGAGGTGCGGGACGACCGCGAGGCGTACGCGCTGCTCGCCGTACAGGGACCCGACTCCCCCGCCGTACTGAAGTCGGTCACGGACGCCGACCTGGACGGACTGAAGTACTACGCGGGCCTGCCGGGCACGGTCGCGGGCGTCCCGGCGCTCATCGCCCGTACCGGCTACACGGGCGAGGACGGCTTCGAGCTCTTCGTCGCCCCCGAGCACGCCGAGCAGCTGTGGACGGCCCTCACCGAGGCCGGCGCTCCGTACGGCCTGATTCCCTGCGGGCTCTCCTGCCGCGACACGCTCCGCCTGGAGGCGGGCATGCCGCTGTACGGGCACGAGCTCACCACCGCACTGACCCCCTTCGACGCGGGCCTCGGTCGTGTGGTGAAGTTCGAGAAGGAGGGCGACTTCGTCGGCCGTGAGGCGCTGTCCGCCGCTGCCGCCCGCGCGGAGGCAGCCCCGCCCCGCAAGCTCGTGGGCCTGATCGCCGAGGGCCGCCGGGTGCCCCGCGCGGGCTTCTCCGTCGTGGCCGGCGGGGAGGTCGTCGGCGAGGTCACGTCCGGTGCGCCTTCGCCCACCCTGGGCAAGCCGATCGCCATGGCCTACGTGGACGCGGCGTACGCCGAGCCCGGCACCGAGGGCGTCGGCGTCGACATCCGGGGCACGCACGAGCCGTACGAGGTCGTGGCACTGCCGTTCTACAAGCGCCGCGCGTGACACGGCCTCGCCGCACCGCGTGACGCATTCGTGTCTCACACCGTAAGACCACCGTTCATCAGCACTCCCCCGCGTACAGGAGAATTCAGGTCATGAGCAACCCCCAGCAGCTGCGGTACAGCAAGGAGCACGAGTGGCTGTCGGCCGTCGAGGACGGCGTCGCCACGGTCGGTATCACCGAGCACGCGGCCAACGCGCTCGGTGACGTCGTCTTCGCCCAGCTCCCGGAGGTCGGTGACACGGTGACCGCGGGCGAGACCTGCGGTGAGCTGGAGTCGACCAAGTCGGTCAGCGACCTGTACTCGCCGGTGACCGGCGAGGTGACCGCGGCCAACCAGGAGGTCGTGGACGACCCGTCGCTGGTGAACTCCGCCCCCTTCGAGGGCGGCTGGCTGTTCAAGGTGCGCGTCGCGGAGGAGCCGAACGACCTTCTCTCCGCCGACGAGTACACCGCGTTCTCCGGCAACTGAGACCCCAAGGGACCCACATGTCGCTTCTCAACTCCTCCCTCCACGAGCTGGACCCGGACGTCGCCGCCGCCGTCGATGCCGAGCTCCACCGCCAGCAGTCCACCCTCGAGATGATCGCCTCGGAGAACTTCGCTCCGGCCGCCGTCATGGAGGCGCAGGGCTCGGTCCTCACCAACAAGTACGCCGAGGGCTACCCGGGCCGCCGCTACTACGGTGGCTGCGAGCACGTCGACGTGGTCGAGCAGATCGCGATCGACCGCATCAAGGCGCTCTTCGGCGCCGAGGCCGCGAACGTCCAGCCGCACTCGGGTGCGCAGGCCAACGCCGCCGCGATGTTCGCGCTGCTGAAGCCGGGCGACACGATCATGGGTCTCAACCTGGCCCACGGCGGTCACCTGACCCACGGCATGAAGATCAACTTCTCCGGCAAGCTCTACAACGTGGTCCCGTACCACGTCGACGACACCGGTGTCGTGGACATGGCCGAGGTCGAGCGCCTCGCCAAGGAGTCCAAGCCGAAGCTCATCGTGGCCGGCTGGTCCGCCTACCCCCGCCAGCTGGACTTCGCCGCCTTCCGCCGCATCGCGGACGAGGTCGGCGCGTACCTGATGGTCGACATGGCGCACTTCGCGGGCCTGGTCGCCGCCGGTCTGCACCCCAACCCGGTGCCGCACGCCCACGTCGTCACGACCACCACGCACAAGACCCTCGGCGGTCCGCGCGGTGGCGTCATCCTGTCGACGCAGGAGCTCGCCAAGAAGATCAACTCGGCGGTCTTCCCCGGTCAGCAGGGTGGCCCGCTGGAGCACGTGATCGCGGCCAAGGCCGTCTCCTTCAAGGTCGCGGCGACCGAGGAGTTCAAGGAGCGCCAGCAGCGCACCCTGGACGGCGCCCGCATCCTGGCCGAGCGCCTGGTGCAGCCGGACGTCACCGAGGTGGGCGTCAGCGTCCTCTCCGGGGGCACGGACGTGCACCTGGTCCTGGTCGACCTGCGCAACTCCGAGCTCGACGGCCAGCAGGCCGAGGACCGGCTCCACGAGCTGGGCATCACGGTCAACCGCAACGCCATCCCGAACGACCCGCGGCCCCCGATGGTCACCTCGGGCCTGCGGATCGGCACCCCTGCGCTGGCCACCCGCGGTTTCCGGGCCGAGGACTTCACCGAGGTGGCGGAGATCATCGCCGCCGCGCTCAAGCCCGCCTACGACGCCGAGAGCCTCAAGGCGCGGGTGACCGCCCTCGCGGAGAAGTTCCCGCTGTACGCCGGCCTCAAGTAGGCCACCCGCAATTTGCACGCAGGGTGGGGGCACCACGCACACTGAAGAGTGAGCGCGGTGCCCCCACCCTTGTCCCCGCGCTCTTCGTGCCCACAGGCCCGTCCCGCACCACCCGGCAGACAACGGCGTCCGCCAGACCCCTTAGGAGTACTCCCGTGGCCATCTCGGTCTTCGACCTCTTCTCGGTCGGCATCGGCCCGTCCAGCTCCCACACGGTCGGCCCTATGCGCGCGGCGCGCATGTTCGCCCGCCGCCTCAAGAACGAGGGCCTGCTGGCCCACACCGCGTCGATACGTGCCGAGCTGTACGGCTCGCTCGGCGCCACCGGGCACGGCCACGGCACCCCGAAGGCCGTCCTGCTCGGCCTGGAGGGCGAGTCGCCCCGCACGGTCGACGTCGAGGGCGCCGACGCCCGCGTCGAGGAGATCCGCGCCTCGGGGCGCATCAACCTGCTGGGCATGCACGACATCCCCTTCGACGCGGACGAGCAGCTGGTCCTCCACCGCCGCAAGGCGCTGCCCTACCACGCGAACGGGATGACGGTCTTCGCGTACGACCGCGAGGGGGCTCCGCTCCTGGAGAAGACGTACTACTCGGTGGGCGGCGGTTTCGTCGTCGACGAGGACGCCGTGGCGGGCCAGGACCCGATCGTCCCGGAGGACACGGTCCTCAAGCACCCGTTCCGCACCGGCGACGAGCTGCTGCGGCTCGCCCGGGAGACCGGACTGTCGATCTCCTCGCTCATGCTGGAGAACGAGAAGGCCTGGCGGACGGAGGACGAGATCCGAGCCGGCCTGCTGGAGATCTGGCGCGTCATGCAGGCGTGCGTCACGCGCGGCATGTCCCGGGAGGGCATCCTGCCCGGCGGCCTGAAGGTACGCCGCCGCGCCGCGAACTCCGCCCGGCAGCTGCGTGCCGAGGGTGATCCGCAGGAGCACGCGATGGAGTGGATCACCCTCTACGCGATGGCCGTCAACGAGGAGAACGCCGCCGGTGGCCGTGTCGTCACCGCCCCGACCAACGGCGCCGCGGGCATCATCCCGGCCGTCCTGCACTACTACATGAACTTCGCGGCGGGCGGCTGCACCGAGGCCGAGAAGGACGACAGCGTGGTCCGCTTCCTGCTGGCCGCGGGCGCCATCGGCATGCTGTTCAAGGAGAACGCCTCGATCTCGGGGGCCGAGGTCGGCTGCCAGGGCGAGGTCGGCTCCGCCTGCTCCATGGCGGCCGGCGCCCTGGCCGAGGTTCTGGGCGGCTCCCCCGAGCAGGTGGAGAACGCCGCGGAGATCGGCATGGAGCACAACCTGGGCCTGACCTGCGACCCCGTCGGCGGTCTCGTCCAGATCCCCTGCATCGAGCGCAACGGCATGGCTGCGGTCAAGGCGGTCACGGCGGCGAAGATGGCACTGCGCGGCGACGGCAGCCACATGGTCTCCCTGGACAAGGTCATCAAGACCATGAAGGAGACGGGGGCGGACATGAGCGTCAAGTACAAGGAGACCGCCCGCGGCGGACTCGCGGTGAACATCATCGAGTGCTAGGCAGATGGGCCCTGACCAGCGCGTTCGCATCTTTCAGCGCTGTCAGGGCCTTCCCTGCTTACCCGGCGAAAAGTCCCTGGAATCTCCCTGGGACAGACATGAAAGTCCCTGAAAAGTCCCTGGGATGTCCCCCACTCTGTGACGATCCCGCCGGCCCTCCGGCTGATCGGACACGACGGAACCGCTTGCGTAGGTCCTAAGGGTAGGGTCTACCACTGGCCGTCACGGGCCTTGACCCCGAATCCTGAACACGGCTTATGCGGCTTGTGCCAGCGTAGTTGGTGTGAGGTGGAAGGCGTTCTCGAAGGCGATCGGTGATCGTTGTCCGAGGCGGGAGTGTCGGCGTCGGGTGTTGTAGCGGTGGAGCCATCTGAAGGCGTCGAGTCGCGCCTCACGCTCGTCTGGCCAGCTCTTTCGTCCCTGCAAGGTCTCGCGTTTGAAGGTCGCGTTGAAGGATTCGGCGAGTGCGTTGTCCGCGCTGGAACCGACCGCGCTCATGCTTTGCCGAACCCCTGCTGACCTGCATGCTTCGGCGAATGCTCTGCTCGTGTACTGGGCTCCGTGGTCGGTGTGCATGATCGATCCGGCGAGGCTGCCGCGGGTGCGGATCGCCGCGGCCAGGGCGTCGGTGACGAGGTCCGCGCGCATGTGGTCGGCGATCGCCCAGCCGGCCAGACGGCGCGAGGCGAGGTCGATGACGGTCGCCAGGTAGCAGAACTTCCCGCCGTCGATGGGCAGGTAGGTGATGTCGCCGACGTACTTCGTGTTCGGCCTGTCCGCTGTGAAGTCGCGGCCGATCAGGTCCGGGGCCTTGGCCGCAGCCTGATCTGGGACGGTGGTGCGGTGCCGGCGGCGAAGGCGGACTCCTTCGATCCCGGACACCCTCATGATCCTGGCGACCCGCTTGCGGTTGACCGCCTCACCGTTCTCCTCGCGAAGCTCGGCAGTGATCCTGGGGGCGCCGTAAGTGCCGTCCGATTCCTGATGCACCGCCCGTATCCGGGCCGCCAGGCGGGCATCAGCCGCCCGCCTGGCGGCCCGGTCGGCGGCCGTCCGTTGCCAGTAGTAGAAGCTCGAGCGGCTGACTCCGAGGATGCTGCACAGCCGCTTCACGCCGTGACGGCGCTGGAGGTCGGCGACACACTGGAAGCGGTTCACCAGCGCGTCTCCCCGGCGAAATACTTCGCCGCTTTGCGCAGGATCTCCCGTTCCTCCTCCAGCTCACGGACCTTCTTCCGCAAGGCTGCGTTCTCCACTTCCAGCGGGGCCGGCGGCTGAGAGGGTTCCTGCGTCCGCCGTCCCCGAGGACGGCTTACTCCGGCTGCCCGAACCCAGTTCCGCAACGTCTCCGGGTTGATCCCCAGATCGGCGGCGACCGACCTGATCGTCGCTTCGGGCCGCGACTCGTACAGCGCGACCGCGTCCGCCTTGAACTGCGGCGGGTAGTTCTTCATCACCACGAGATGTCCGTTCTCAGATCCGCAGGATCCAGTGTCTCGTGTGTCCAACATCAGGGGTCAAGGCCCCACCTCTTCATCCGGCTGCGCCAGTTCCACCATCACCAGGCAGGACGATCAACC from Streptomyces sp. NBC_01341 includes these protein-coding regions:
- a CDS encoding AAA family ATPase, yielding MRLQRYATTAGVTHEVMPQQPGAPARELTGGPAPVVRDLRDGKGRGPRALDFAAGDVVVVSGLPGSGKSTLIRRAVEEHAIDSQDTRDSWAEALPGLLPYALYRPLVRAAHYAGLWRTLRSGASVVVHDCGTQAWVRRWLAREARRRGRHLHLVLLDVAPGVARQGQRERGRGVSGYAFARHRRAVGRLLRDTESGLLPPGCASAVLLDRESAGAVGRISFPEARPPQQ
- the gcvT gene encoding glycine cleavage system aminomethyltransferase GcvT; translated protein: MSTAPSAAPRLTALDALHRSLGATMTDFAGWDMPLRYASERDEHNAVRTRAGLFDLSHMGEITVTGPQASAFLAYALVGNIATVGVGRARYTMIVAADGGILDDLIVYRLADTEFMVVANAGNAQLVLDTLTERAAGFETEVRDDREAYALLAVQGPDSPAVLKSVTDADLDGLKYYAGLPGTVAGVPALIARTGYTGEDGFELFVAPEHAEQLWTALTEAGAPYGLIPCGLSCRDTLRLEAGMPLYGHELTTALTPFDAGLGRVVKFEKEGDFVGREALSAAAARAEAAPPRKLVGLIAEGRRVPRAGFSVVAGGEVVGEVTSGAPSPTLGKPIAMAYVDAAYAEPGTEGVGVDIRGTHEPYEVVALPFYKRRA
- the gcvH gene encoding glycine cleavage system protein GcvH, with product MSNPQQLRYSKEHEWLSAVEDGVATVGITEHAANALGDVVFAQLPEVGDTVTAGETCGELESTKSVSDLYSPVTGEVTAANQEVVDDPSLVNSAPFEGGWLFKVRVAEEPNDLLSADEYTAFSGN
- the glyA gene encoding serine hydroxymethyltransferase; this translates as MSLLNSSLHELDPDVAAAVDAELHRQQSTLEMIASENFAPAAVMEAQGSVLTNKYAEGYPGRRYYGGCEHVDVVEQIAIDRIKALFGAEAANVQPHSGAQANAAAMFALLKPGDTIMGLNLAHGGHLTHGMKINFSGKLYNVVPYHVDDTGVVDMAEVERLAKESKPKLIVAGWSAYPRQLDFAAFRRIADEVGAYLMVDMAHFAGLVAAGLHPNPVPHAHVVTTTTHKTLGGPRGGVILSTQELAKKINSAVFPGQQGGPLEHVIAAKAVSFKVAATEEFKERQQRTLDGARILAERLVQPDVTEVGVSVLSGGTDVHLVLVDLRNSELDGQQAEDRLHELGITVNRNAIPNDPRPPMVTSGLRIGTPALATRGFRAEDFTEVAEIIAAALKPAYDAESLKARVTALAEKFPLYAGLK
- a CDS encoding L-serine ammonia-lyase; this encodes MAISVFDLFSVGIGPSSSHTVGPMRAARMFARRLKNEGLLAHTASIRAELYGSLGATGHGHGTPKAVLLGLEGESPRTVDVEGADARVEEIRASGRINLLGMHDIPFDADEQLVLHRRKALPYHANGMTVFAYDREGAPLLEKTYYSVGGGFVVDEDAVAGQDPIVPEDTVLKHPFRTGDELLRLARETGLSISSLMLENEKAWRTEDEIRAGLLEIWRVMQACVTRGMSREGILPGGLKVRRRAANSARQLRAEGDPQEHAMEWITLYAMAVNEENAAGGRVVTAPTNGAAGIIPAVLHYYMNFAAGGCTEAEKDDSVVRFLLAAGAIGMLFKENASISGAEVGCQGEVGSACSMAAGALAEVLGGSPEQVENAAEIGMEHNLGLTCDPVGGLVQIPCIERNGMAAVKAVTAAKMALRGDGSHMVSLDKVIKTMKETGADMSVKYKETARGGLAVNIIEC
- a CDS encoding IS3 family transposase (programmed frameshift), translated to MVMKNYPPQFKADAVALYESRPEATIRSVAADLGINPETLRNWVRAAGVSRPRGRRTQEPSQPPAPLEVENAALRKKVRELEEEREILRKAAKYFAGGDALVNRFQCVADLQRRHGVKRLCSILGVSRSSFYYWQRTAADRAARRAADARLAARIRAVHQESDGTYGAPRITAELREENGEAVNRKRVARIMRVSGIEGVRLRRRHRTTVPDQAAAKAPDLIGRDFTADRPNTKYVGDITYLPIDGGKFCYLATVIDLASRRLAGWAIADHMRADLVTDALAAAIRTRGSLAGSIMHTDHGAQYTSRAFAEACRSAGVRQSMSAVGSSADNALAESFNATFKRETLQGRKSWPDEREARLDAFRWLHRYNTRRRHSRLGQRSPIAFENAFHLTPTTLAQAA